GACATCTAACTCTTTCTATCCTAGATTATCAAGATGGAATCCTTGAATTGTGCGGTCAACATGAGAAAGTTATTGTTGTTCGTTCCTCCGGCGAACTCGAACAAATTGACACCGTCGATCTGGGATTTCCGATCGGGTTAGACTTGGATATTACTGAGTTTGTTAAAGTCAAAAAAATTCCTTTAAATCCCGGAGATATTGTTGTTCTATATACCGATGGCTTAACAGAAGCAGAAAACTCTCATGAAATTGAATACGGACTAGAGCGCCTTTGCCAGTCAGTCAGTTCAAACCGAAACTTACCTCCCGAAGAGATCAAACAATCGATCGTTAGAGATTTAGAAAATCATCTGGGTGAAGAAAAGCCTTTTGATGATGTTACTTTTCTGATTCTCAAGAAAACATAAAAATTGATTATTTGGCTAAAATAAATGACTGAATTCCAAGTGTTTGGCGACTTCCAAGAAAAACTGCAAGGTCACTCCCACGAATTTCTGATTTTGGGTATTTCCGACAACTCAATTACCACTCAAAAACAATGGCAAAAGAATGGTTTGTCTGCTGACTTTGTTGCCGCTTACCTTGCCACATTTTTACCCTTGAAACAAGAAGAACTTGAAAACAAAAAGCTCAGAAAAAGAATCCAAGAATCTGTGAATTACATTGCCAACGAGCTTTTAGAGAATGCAATGAAGTTCAACGATCGTAAATTTCCTCATCCGATTAAATTTGAACTACATTTATTAAAAGATGAAAATCTAAAAATCTTCATGAAGACTAAAAACAATATTTCCTATGAAACCCTAGAGCATTTTAGAACTTTCATCAAAGACTTTATTTCTTCAGATCCAGACGAGTTTTACCTGCGTCAGCTAGAAAGAACCGATGACGAATATACTTCGGGACTGGGATTTATTAGCATCAAGAATGATTACTTTGCCAAGCTAGGCTGGAAGTTTGAGAAGATCGAACAAGAACCATTAGCGATCGCGGCCACAACAATGGTACAACTTGAGTATGGTTCTTATGGGTCATCCAATCTTTAATAAGGGGCTTGAATTGAATGGAAATCAAAGGAGATAAATATCGGGTTCATTACGATCCGCAAACGAGTACAATTGACTTTCAAGGTTCCCTACGACGCATGGGAATCGCGGATTATGCGCCCATCGAGAAGTTATTAGAAAATGTTGTCGAACAAAATCCCCCACTAATTACGCTCAATCTCTACGATTTGAAACTACTGAATAGTGCGGGGATTCGGATGCTGTCTAAGTTTGTTATTCGCATTCGCAATCAGAAAAACATTCGGATGATTATTAATGGAACAAAAGATAGCACTTGGCAAGATAGCTCTTTAAAGAATTTACAGCGATTAATGCC
The window above is part of the Lusitaniella coriacea LEGE 07157 genome. Proteins encoded here:
- a CDS encoding slr1659 superfamily regulator encodes the protein MEIKGDKYRVHYDPQTSTIDFQGSLRRMGIADYAPIEKLLENVVEQNPPLITLNLYDLKLLNSAGIRMLSKFVIRIRNQKNIRMIINGTKDSTWQDSSLKNLQRLMPPSHLELRLH
- a CDS encoding slr1658 superfamily regulator, with translation MTEFQVFGDFQEKLQGHSHEFLILGISDNSITTQKQWQKNGLSADFVAAYLATFLPLKQEELENKKLRKRIQESVNYIANELLENAMKFNDRKFPHPIKFELHLLKDENLKIFMKTKNNISYETLEHFRTFIKDFISSDPDEFYLRQLERTDDEYTSGLGFISIKNDYFAKLGWKFEKIEQEPLAIAATTMVQLEYGSYGSSNL